In Nocardioides sp. zg-1228, a single window of DNA contains:
- a CDS encoding oxidoreductase — MSTAWSSADIGDLGGHTALVTGPTIGGLGFHTALELARHGARVVLAGRTPDKLRAAADAIAAEVPGAETPSLVVDLADLASVRRAGEAAADLGPLHLLVNNAGVMAPPLRRTADGLESQMATNHFGPFLLTGLLLDQLAASGDGRVVTLSSQMHRVARSAPVGDLREPRRYSRWRVYGQTKLANLLFTHELERRLRRADLPVRALAAHPGLAGTHLAVNGQLGTTHGLRASVLDRAVKLVSQSAEAGAQPTLMAATAELPGGTYVGPGGPGEAAGAPRIVGCTPLARDEDAQRRLWEMSEATVGLAWP, encoded by the coding sequence GTGAGCACCGCCTGGTCCAGCGCCGACATCGGCGACCTGGGCGGTCACACCGCGCTGGTCACCGGACCGACGATCGGCGGCCTCGGCTTCCACACCGCGCTCGAGCTCGCCCGCCACGGCGCGCGGGTGGTGCTGGCCGGGCGTACGCCCGACAAGCTGCGTGCTGCGGCCGACGCGATCGCCGCCGAGGTGCCCGGCGCCGAGACCCCGTCGTTGGTCGTCGACCTCGCCGACCTCGCGTCGGTGCGCCGCGCGGGCGAGGCGGCGGCCGATCTCGGCCCGCTGCACCTGCTCGTCAACAACGCCGGCGTGATGGCCCCGCCACTGCGCCGCACCGCCGACGGGCTCGAGTCGCAGATGGCGACCAACCACTTCGGCCCGTTCCTGCTCACCGGGCTGCTGCTCGACCAGCTGGCTGCCTCCGGCGACGGCAGGGTCGTCACGCTGTCCTCGCAGATGCACCGGGTGGCCCGGTCGGCGCCGGTGGGCGACCTCCGGGAGCCGCGGCGCTACAGCCGGTGGCGCGTCTACGGCCAGACCAAGCTCGCCAACCTGCTCTTCACCCACGAGCTCGAGCGCCGGCTGCGCCGGGCCGACCTGCCCGTGCGCGCGCTCGCCGCCCACCCCGGCCTGGCCGGCACCCACCTCGCGGTCAACGGTCAGCTCGGCACGACGCACGGGCTGCGGGCATCCGTCCTGGACCGGGCCGTCAAGCTGGTCTCGCAGTCCGCCGAGGCCGGGGCGCAGCCGACGCTGATGGCAGCGACGGCCGAGCTGCCCGGTGGGACGTACGTCGGGCCGGGTGGCCCCGGCGAGGCCGCCGGCGCGCCGCGCATCGTCGGCTGCACGCCGCTGGCCCGCGACGAGGACGCGCAGCGCCGGCTGTGGGAGATGAGCGAGGCGACGGTCGGGCTCGCCTGGCCCTAG
- a CDS encoding maleylpyruvate isomerase family mycothiol-dependent enzyme gives MDDVRRDPRTDQDRLAALVTVWWEAVDSFTRLLEGIGEDGWRTSTDLPGWDVHAVAAHTAHLEALLAGRPHDEGEVGDAAHLRGAMVSFTEQGVLARRDHTPDALITEIRESATARHARLLADPPTDPSAPAPGAFGAIGWTTELLLRNRPLDVWMHEQDVRRALDLPGNLDSAPAVHTTDYLLESLPYVVAKRAQAPVGSVVRLAVSGHPPATVVVGQDGRGRPAGPGDGEPALTLATDREGFVLLAGGRRAADRVDVRLSGDAALGERVLASMAVTP, from the coding sequence ATGGACGACGTGCGGCGCGACCCGCGGACCGACCAGGATCGCCTCGCCGCCCTCGTCACGGTGTGGTGGGAGGCGGTGGACTCCTTCACCCGCCTGCTCGAAGGCATCGGCGAGGACGGGTGGCGCACCTCGACCGACCTGCCCGGCTGGGACGTGCACGCGGTCGCCGCCCACACCGCCCACCTCGAGGCACTGCTGGCCGGCCGCCCCCACGACGAGGGGGAGGTGGGCGATGCCGCCCACCTCCGCGGGGCGATGGTGAGCTTCACCGAGCAGGGCGTGCTGGCCCGACGCGACCACACGCCCGACGCGCTGATCACCGAGATCCGCGAGTCGGCGACCGCGCGGCATGCCCGGTTGCTGGCCGACCCGCCCACCGATCCGTCCGCGCCGGCGCCGGGCGCCTTCGGTGCCATCGGCTGGACGACCGAGCTGCTCCTGCGCAACCGGCCCCTCGACGTGTGGATGCACGAGCAGGACGTCCGCCGGGCGCTGGACCTGCCCGGCAACCTCGACTCCGCGCCCGCCGTGCACACCACCGACTACCTGCTGGAGAGCCTCCCCTACGTCGTCGCCAAGCGGGCGCAGGCCCCGGTCGGATCCGTCGTACGCCTCGCGGTGTCCGGCCATCCGCCGGCGACCGTCGTCGTGGGCCAGGACGGTCGCGGGCGACCCGCGGGTCCCGGCGACGGCGAGCCGGCCCTCACCCTGGCGACCGACCGCGAGGGCTTCGTGCTGCTGGCGGGCGGCCGACGCGCGGCCGACCGGGTCGACGTACGCCTCTCCGGCGACGCCGCCCTGGGCGAGCGCGTCCTGGCCTCCATGGCGGTGACGCCGTGA